The segment GCCCTGCTCCCACGCGGTGAACTGGAACGGGCCGTGGCCGCCTCACGGAGCCTGGCCGGAGTCCTTGCGTGCCTCGCCCTGCTTGACAACGGCACCTCCCGACGCATGGTGAAACGCAGCATCGAGGCCTACGGTCTGTCGACCGAGCACTTCACGGGGAAGGGCCACCGACGGGGGATTCCCTCCCCGAACCGCAGATCGGCCGACCACATCCTGCGGCAACGCGCACCGGGTTCCCGGCGCGAGAGTACGACATTCTTACGCCGCGCACTCGACGAGAAGGAGGTGCCCCGGCGGTGCGCGGAGTGCGGTCTCGGGGACACCTGGCAGGGCAGGCGACTGGTCCTGGAGATCGACCACATCAACGGTGACCGGCTGGACAGCCGGCTGGCGAACCTCCGCTACCTGTGCCCCTCGTGCCACAGTCAGACGAGAACTTTCTCGCGCCGCTCGGCGCACTCGGCCCTCCCCGCACAGCCACGCGGCCGGGCACAGTAAGGTAGGCGCGCGGGCCCGTACCCCAGCTGGCTAGAGGGCGCCGGTTTAGGTCCGGTGTGTCGTGGGTTCGAGTCCCACCGGGCCCACCCGCACGTACGGCCTCCCAGCCTTGGACCGGGAGGCCGTTTTTGCTGCCCGGACTCAGCCCAGCAGCTCCCGCACCACCGGGGCCAACGCGCGGAAGGCCTGGCCGCGGTGGCTGATGGCGTTCTTTTCGGCGGGGGTCAGTTCGGCGCAGGTACGGGTGTCGCCGAGGGGCTGGAGGATGGGGTCGTAGCCGAAGCCGCCGGTGCCGGTGGGGGTGTGGC is part of the Streptomyces platensis genome and harbors:
- a CDS encoding HNH endonuclease, which codes for MARRPAYTRDLLTRTAAESTSLVDMMRRLGAPLGSGSRRYLRERLAHHGVDTAHFVDEPLPRRQRRSYTEAVLTEAAAQSHSIRDMLDYLEVPPYDSAYTHLRRKLDQFGIDTSHFARRGHGSALLPRGELERAVAASRSLAGVLACLALLDNGTSRRMVKRSIEAYGLSTEHFTGKGHRRGIPSPNRRSADHILRQRAPGSRRESTTFLRRALDEKEVPRRCAECGLGDTWQGRRLVLEIDHINGDRLDSRLANLRYLCPSCHSQTRTFSRRSAHSALPAQPRGRAQ